In Plasmodium falciparum 3D7 genome assembly, chromosome: 5, the following proteins share a genomic window:
- a CDS encoding methionine aminopeptidase 1a, putative, translated as MSFLNKSLMLNFLNTFPKKGKFQHTYILTPKLNKSKLPERKTFKPTLQDGKYKVTASQKVPEHIKCPSYAKTGIVQNSNINYEIKDDKYIEKMKKACKLASECLKLCLENSKEGITTDIIDNMAYDFYIKNNAYPAGLNFHSFPKSICASPNEVVCHGIPNLRKLQRGDIITYDCTVFLDGVFGDCAGTVGIGEISERHKKLMDVSKECLYKAISICRDGQLFSEIGRIITEHANKNGFNVIKDFCGHFIGTHMHMYPLIEHHYPNSHNNHRMKKGQIFTIEPILSEGSINIYTWKDKWTVCTNDNSFCSQWEHTILVLDNYAEILT; from the exons atgtcttttttaaataaaagttTGATgttgaattttttaaatacctttccaaaaaaaggaaaatttcaacatacttatatattaacaccaaaattaaataaatcgAAATTACCTGAACGTAAAACATTTAAACCAACCCTACAAGATG GCAAATATAAGGTAACAGCTAGCCAAAAAGTTCCCGAACATATAAAATGCCCAAGTTATGCTAAAACAGGAATTGTACAAAATTCGaatattaattatgaaaTTAAGGATgacaaatatatagaaaagatgaaaaaagcTTGTAAACTAGCTTCTGAATGTTTAAAGTTATGTTTAGAAAATTCAAAAGAAGGGATAACAACAGATATTATTGATAATATGGCatatgatttttatataaaaaataatgcaTATCCTGCGGGTCTCAATTTTCATTCTTTTCCAAAAAGTATATGTGCATCTCCAAACGAGG tTGTATGTCATGGTATTCCCAATTTAAGAAAACTACAAAGGGGAGATATTATAACTTATGACTGCACCGTTTTTTTGGATGGTGTTTTTGGTGACTGTGCAGGAACAGTAGGTATAGGAGAGATTTCCGAAAGACATAAGAAATTAATGGATGTAAGTAAagaatgtttatataaagcAATATCTATATGTAGAGATGGTCAACTATTTTCTGAAATAGGAAGAATTATAACTGAACATGCAAATAAAAATGGATTTAATGTAATAAAAGATTTCTGTGGTCATTTCATAGGAACACACATGCATATGTATCCATTAATTGAACACCATTATCCTAATagtcataataatcatcGTATGAAAAAAGGACAAATTTTTACTATCGAACCAATATTATCAGAAGGttctattaatatttatacatggAAAGACAAATGGACTGTATGTACCAATGATAACTCTTTTTGCTCACAATGGGAACATACAATTTTAGTTTTAGATAATTATGCAGAAAtattaacataa
- a CDS encoding Hsc70-interacting protein, which yields MIDEKKVEDLKQFVTLCQENPSILLKPELGFFKKFIESFGGKVSKDKEFFEKSASDESTEEKSDEEEVEEDENDKDDVEEEEEDDVQEDEDEEEDDDERCKDFMVEETIECPPLAPIVDEDLSDEVLEEISNLKIEAAELVQDNKFEEALEKYNKIIAFGKPSAMIYTKRASVLLSLKRPKACIRDCTEALNLNIDSANAYKVRAKAYRHLGKWECAHADIEQGQKIDYDEDLWEMQKLIEEKYKKIYEKRRFKINREEEKKRKKREKELKKRLAARKAAEKAYKANNKRENYDSDSSDSSYSEPDFSGDFPGGMPGGMPGGMPGGMPGGFPGGFPGGMPGGMPGGFPGGMPGGMPGGMPGGMPGGMPGGMPSGMPGGMPSGMPGGMPGGMPGGMPDLNSPEMKELFNNPQFFQMMQNMMSNPQLISKYANDPKYKNLFENLKNSDFGNMMGKENGKN from the exons atgatAGATGAGAAAAAAG TTGAAGACTTAAAACAATTTGTGACACTTTGTCAAGAAAATCCATCAATTTTGTTGAAACCCGAATTGGGGTTCTTTAAAAAGTTCATTGAAAGTTTTGGAGGTAAGGTTAGTAAAGACAAAGAATTTTTTGAGAAAAGTGCAAGTGATGAAAGTACAGAAGAGAAAtctgatgaagaagaagtagaagaagatgaaaatgataaagatgATGTGGAAGAAGAGGAAGAAGATGATGTACAAGAAGACGAAGACgaagaagaagatgatgatgaaagaTGTAAAGATTTTATGGTAGAAGAAACTATCGAATGTCCACCTTTAGCACCTATTGTTGATGAAGACTTATCTGATGAAGTGTTAGAAGAAATtagtaatttaaaaattgaaGCTGCTGAACTTGTTCAAGATAATAAATTTGAAGAAGctttagaaaaatataataaaattatagcTTTTGGTAAACCATCTGCTATGATATATACTAAACGTGCTTCAGTTTTGTTGAGCCTAAAAAGACCCAAAGCTTGTATCAGAGATTGTACTGAAGccttaaatttaaatattgatAGTGCTAATGCATACAAAGTTAGAGCAAAAGCTTATAGACATTTGGGTAAATGGGAATGTGCACACGCTGATATTGAACAAGGACAAAAAATTGATTATGATGAAGACTTATGGGAAATGCAAAAATTGATcgaggaaaaatataaaaagatttATGAAAAGAGAAGATTCAAAATTAATagagaagaagaaaaaaaaagaaaaaaaagagaaaaagaattaaaaaaaagattagCAGCTAGGAAAGCAGCTGAAAAGGCATACAAAgctaataataaaagagaaaATTATGATTCTGATTCGTCAGATTCGTCTTATAGTGAACCTGACTTTTCTGGAGATTTCCCAGGAGGTATGCCAGGTGGAATGCCAGGTGGAATGCCAGGTGGAATGCCAGGAGGATTCCCAGGTGGATTTCCAGGAGGAATGCCAGGAGGTATGCCCGGTGGATTCCCAGGTGGTATGCCAGGAGGTATGCCTGGTGGAATGCCTGGTGGAATGCCCGGTGGAATGCCCGGTGGAATGCCCAGTGGAATGCCCGGTGGAATGCCCAGTGGAATGCCCGGTGGTATGCCAGGAGGTATGCCAGGAGGAATGCCTGATTTAAATTCCCCCGAAATGAAAGAACTATTCAACAATCCCCAATTTTTTCAAATGATGCAAAATATGATGAGTAATCCACAATTAATATCTAAATATGCTAATGATCccaaatataaaaacttatttgagaatttaaaaaattctgATTTTGGTAATATGATGGGAAAAGAGAATGGTAAAAATTAA